In one window of Falco cherrug isolate bFalChe1 chromosome 10, bFalChe1.pri, whole genome shotgun sequence DNA:
- the LIN7C gene encoding protein lin-7 homolog C: MAALGEPVRLERDICRAIELLEKLQRSGEVPPQKLQALQRVLQSEFCNAVREVYEHVYETVDISSSPEVRANATAKATVAAFAASEGHSHPRVVELPKTEEGLGFNIMGGKEQNSPIYISRIIPGGIADRHGGLKRGDQLLSVNGVSVEGEHHEKAVELLKAAQGKVKLVVRYTPKVLEEMESRFEKMRSAKRRQQN, from the exons ATGGCGGCGTTGGGCGAGCCGGTGCGCCTGGAGCGAG aCATCTGCAGAGCAATTGAGTTGCTGGAAAAATTACAGAGAAGTGGAGAAGTGCCACCACAAAAGCTACAGGCTTTGCAAAGGGTCCTTCAAAGTGAATTCTGTAATGCTGTAAGGGAG GTGTACGAACACGTATACGAAACTGTGGATATCAGCAGTAGCCCAGAAGTTAGAGCTAATGCAACAGCAAAG GCCACCGTAGCTGCATTTGCTGCTAGCGAAGGTCATTCCCATCCCAGAGTGGTTGAACTACCCAAAACCGAAGAAGGTCTTGGATTCAACATTATGGGAGGCAAAGAACAAAATTCTCCAATCTATATCTCTCGAATTATCCCTGGCGGTATAGCTGATAGACATGGAGGCCTGAAACGTGGAGAccagctgctttctgtaaaCGGAGTG AGTGTCGAAGGTGAACACCACGAAAAAGCAGTAGAACTGCTGAAGGCAGCTCAAGGAAAGGTTAAATTAGTTGTGCGATACACACCAAAGGTCCTGGAAGAAATGGAGTCGAGATTTGAAAAAATGAGATCGGCCAAACGCAGGCAGCAAAATTAA